Part of the Candidatus Curtissbacteria bacterium genome is shown below.
ACCCTTTTGCCGACCTAGATTATTTCAAATTGCCAAAAGTGCACAACTGGGAGCTCAAAAGCAAAGATTATTACTTAATAGTCGCAAGGCTTGTTAAGTGGAAAAGGGTCGACATTGCGATAAAAGCAGCCCTTACGCTGAATGCGAATTTAATAATAGTAGGCACGGGTCCAGACGAAAAGAGGCTAAAAAAACTAGCCGGAGGCAACCCAAAAATCGAATTTATCGGCAGAGTTAACAGGAAAAGGTTAAGAGAGCTTTACCAGAATGCGCAAGCTCTCATTATGACCCAAAAAGAAGATTTTGGAATCTCGGCGGTCGAAGCCCAAGCCTGCGGCACGCCAGTAATTGCCTACAAACACGGAGGTCAAGCCGAAATCATAATAGATAAGGAAAGCGGCGTATTTTTCGAAAAACAGACCAGAGACTCACTCCAAGATGCAATTCTTGCTCATTCTAAGGTAAAATGGACAAGACCTAAGATTCGCAAAAACTCCCTTCGCTTTTCAAGAGAAGTTTTTGTTTCTAAAATCAAAAAACAGGTAGAATCAGTTTATGCCTCAACAAGACAGTAACGAGCTTAAAATAGTCCTTTTTTGCGGCGGTTCGGGAACCAGAATGTGGCCAGCTAGCCGCAAGGAAAAACCAAAGCAATTCCAACCACTTGTAGGAGAAACATCGATGTTTCAGCAAGCGATGACCAGGATCAAAAAAGGCTTCCCCATAAAAGACGTCTTTGTTATAACAGGCAGGCAGTATGTCGGCCTCGTAATGCAGCAAGAACCCGATCTTCCCCTCGAAAACGTAATTATTGAACCCGAAATGCGAGACACTCTCGCTGCCGTTGGTTACGCGGCCGCGGTTCTCGACAAAAAGTTCGACAACCCGATCGTAGCTTCTCTTTGGGCAGCCGACCATCTTGTTAAAAACGGCGACGAATTCATAAAAGCTCTAAAAGTCGCCCACGACTACGCTAAAGAAACAGGCAAAATCGTCTCTGTTGACGTAAAGCCCACTTATCCCAACACCCATGTCGGCTACATTCAAGTTGGCAAGATGCTCAAAAAAATTAATGGCATTGCGATATTCGAATACGTTAAGCAAATCGAAAAGCCCGACCTTAAAACAGCTAAAAAATACGCAAGCTCTTGGGAATTTCTTTGGCACGCCGGCTACAAAGTTTGGCATTCGCAGCAAATGCTCGCCCTCTACA
Proteins encoded:
- a CDS encoding glycosyltransferase; translation: MLSKQPKVALVHDDFIQKGGAESLFATIAIIWPEAPIYTSLVNWKKIPKSIEKKRVKTSFLQKIPFAIKLYKGFLPLFPFAFESFNFSKYDIVISSTTRFAKGIVTGPNTVHVCYINSTPRFLWDKKATNQYLPEWLMFLATPVTNQLKKWDKAASSRVDFYIANSHNVQHNIKRIYGHESEVIYPFADLDYFKLPKVHNWELKSKDYYLIVARLVKWKRVDIAIKAALTLNANLIIVGTGPDEKRLKKLAGGNPKIEFIGRVNRKRLRELYQNAQALIMTQKEDFGISAVEAQACGTPVIAYKHGGQAEIIIDKESGVFFEKQTRDSLQDAILAHSKVKWTRPKIRKNSLRFSREVFVSKIKKQVESVYASTRQ
- a CDS encoding sugar phosphate nucleotidyltransferase; this encodes MPQQDSNELKIVLFCGGSGTRMWPASRKEKPKQFQPLVGETSMFQQAMTRIKKGFPIKDVFVITGRQYVGLVMQQEPDLPLENVIIEPEMRDTLAAVGYAAAVLDKKFDNPIVASLWAADHLVKNGDEFIKALKVAHDYAKETGKIVSVDVKPTYPNTHVGYIQVGKMLKKINGIAIFEYVKQIEKPDLKTAKKYASSWEFLWHAGYKVWHSQQMLALYKTHTPKVYAGLKEIQEAWGTDKQEEVIRKVYPDLEKDSVDYAILEKLDPKEIVVLSADIGWSDIGAWNILKDELSDLPQDNVIKGEVIDVDSHDSLIYSTAPDKIVATIGLNEVIVVDTQDALLVCAKDRISDIKKVVEKLKEAKKDKYL